The following are from one region of the Paenibacillus sp. JZ16 genome:
- a CDS encoding SPL family radical SAM protein, with the protein MARTQYERITTKQTLNRVKEERMPFDWSINPYRGCGHGCSFCYARAFQSFIGMGAEDEFQHHIFMKSNAAEALEKQLSSAARKFDHDIEAMRRSIGQVTIGTATDPYQPIESKEGITRECLKLLAKYRISTSITTRSPLVLRDMDILTRMENVSVNMSLNTLNGDIIRKLEPASPHPEGRLDTIHRLSAAGIRTGLFVAPVLPFLTDKEWELRELLSQAKVRGVSFAMISLLRLSRDVKKWYIETLKHQFPEVVQPYRELYAQGAYAEEHYVRSFKSMAARLLNECELNGLTPGASAAGVSRPGTIGSGISQEDGAQVEGARDHLRSAEDLAAVSVQPRKLPQPAAPVSGEELVPDVEQLSFPF; encoded by the coding sequence ATGGCTCGTACGCAATATGAACGTATAACCACCAAACAGACTTTAAACAGAGTGAAGGAAGAGAGGATGCCCTTCGATTGGTCCATCAATCCGTACCGCGGGTGCGGGCATGGCTGCAGCTTTTGTTATGCTCGCGCTTTCCAGTCCTTCATTGGCATGGGGGCGGAGGATGAGTTTCAGCATCATATCTTTATGAAGTCGAATGCAGCGGAAGCGCTGGAGAAGCAGTTATCGAGTGCTGCGAGGAAGTTTGATCATGATATTGAAGCGATGCGGAGATCGATAGGACAGGTTACGATCGGAACGGCAACCGATCCGTATCAGCCGATCGAGAGCAAGGAGGGCATTACGCGGGAGTGCCTGAAGCTGCTAGCTAAATACCGCATCTCCACGAGCATTACAACGCGCTCTCCGCTCGTGCTCAGGGATATGGACATATTGACACGGATGGAGAATGTATCCGTCAATATGAGCCTCAACACGCTGAATGGGGACATCATCCGGAAGCTGGAGCCGGCATCGCCTCATCCGGAGGGCAGGCTCGATACGATCCACCGATTATCGGCTGCAGGCATAAGAACGGGTTTGTTTGTGGCGCCTGTGCTGCCCTTTTTGACGGATAAGGAATGGGAGCTGAGGGAGCTCTTGTCGCAGGCGAAGGTAAGGGGCGTTTCCTTTGCCATGATCTCGCTGCTGAGACTCTCGCGCGATGTGAAGAAATGGTATATCGAAACACTGAAACACCAGTTTCCTGAAGTGGTTCAGCCTTACCGTGAGTTATATGCGCAGGGCGCATATGCCGAAGAGCATTACGTACGTTCCTTCAAGTCGATGGCAGCCAGGCTGCTGAACGAATGTGAACTGAATGGACTGACCCCGGGGGCATCTGCTGCTGGCGTGAGCCGGCCCGGGACGATCGGAAGCGGGATTTCTCAAGAGGACGGGGCGCAGGTGGAAGGCGCTCGCGATCATCTTCGTTCAGCGGAAGATTTGGCAGCTGTTTCTGTACAGCCAAGGAAGCTGCCGCAACCGGCCGCACCGGTCTCCGGGGAGGAGCTTGTGCCGGATGTGGAGCAGCTATCCTTTCCTTTTTGA
- a CDS encoding 2-isopropylmalate synthase, whose product MSESMRTIQIFDTTLRDGEQAPGASLQPEQKIVLAGKLAELGVDVMEPGFPVSSPGEFAAVQAISRQLQQVEICGFARAVKGDIDAAVKATQDAAKRRIHLFISSSDIHLRHQLRMSRPDVVARAREMTAYAKQFSDVVEFTAMDASRTGIDDLIEMVEAVIEEGATIINLPDTVGYALPNEYGEMFRRVREGARGGKTVAYSAHCHNDLGLAVANSLAAIENGASQIEVTVNGVGERTGNCALEELVMALSARGDMLRAETGITAEKLYEVSRLVSGAMHFPIAFNKPVVGRNAFQHESGIHQDGLLKDRSTYEIMDPEKLGIPRSMIVLGKHSGRHALKDRLARYGVQLDGDEMESLYDTFKETADRQKVVSDDQLLQMVSSTLGKPAQVYELIEAQVISGTGSSRVAAITLRHLSEQTEATYSSVADGPVQAVISAISQGISSDIRFGDLELHSLSSGEDAHAEAAVTVEKAGKIFRGTAVHQDIVMAAGLAYVAACNSALMSV is encoded by the coding sequence ATGAGTGAATCCATGAGAACCATCCAAATATTCGATACAACGTTGCGGGACGGGGAACAGGCCCCGGGAGCAAGCCTGCAGCCAGAACAGAAAATTGTGCTGGCCGGAAAGCTGGCTGAGCTGGGCGTAGATGTGATGGAGCCCGGATTTCCAGTGTCTAGTCCCGGGGAGTTTGCCGCTGTGCAGGCCATCTCGAGACAGCTGCAGCAGGTCGAGATATGCGGATTCGCACGGGCCGTGAAAGGGGATATTGATGCTGCCGTCAAGGCCACCCAGGATGCGGCCAAAAGGCGAATCCATCTGTTTATTTCATCTTCCGACATCCATCTTCGACACCAGCTGCGCATGAGTCGTCCGGATGTAGTGGCAAGGGCACGTGAGATGACAGCTTATGCGAAGCAGTTCAGCGACGTGGTGGAATTTACGGCGATGGATGCCTCGCGTACCGGCATTGACGACTTGATTGAGATGGTGGAAGCCGTCATTGAAGAGGGTGCAACGATAATCAATCTGCCCGATACGGTGGGATATGCGCTTCCGAATGAATATGGCGAGATGTTCCGACGTGTGCGGGAAGGCGCCCGTGGCGGAAAGACGGTCGCCTATAGCGCCCACTGCCATAATGATCTCGGTTTGGCTGTGGCCAACAGCCTGGCCGCGATTGAGAATGGCGCCAGCCAAATCGAGGTTACCGTGAATGGGGTAGGCGAGCGTACAGGCAACTGCGCATTGGAGGAGCTGGTCATGGCTCTATCCGCCCGGGGTGACATGCTGCGGGCAGAGACGGGCATTACGGCCGAGAAGCTGTATGAAGTATCTCGTCTCGTTAGCGGTGCGATGCATTTTCCGATCGCTTTTAATAAACCTGTAGTCGGCAGGAACGCCTTCCAGCATGAGTCCGGCATCCACCAGGACGGTCTGCTGAAGGACCGAAGCACCTACGAGATTATGGATCCGGAAAAGCTGGGGATTCCGCGGAGCATGATTGTGCTGGGCAAGCATTCCGGTCGTCATGCGCTGAAGGATCGTCTTGCCCGGTACGGTGTTCAGCTTGATGGAGACGAGATGGAGTCCTTGTACGATACCTTCAAGGAGACGGCTGATCGTCAGAAGGTGGTCAGCGATGATCAGCTGCTGCAAATGGTGAGCAGCACTTTGGGCAAACCAGCCCAAGTATATGAGCTGATCGAGGCCCAGGTCATCTCGGGAACGGGCAGCAGCCGGGTCGCGGCAATCACGCTGCGTCATCTGAGCGAGCAAACGGAAGCCACTTACTCCAGCGTGGCGGACGGTCCGGTGCAAGCCGTTATCTCGGCAATCAGCCAAGGAATTAGCAGCGATATCCGCTTTGGCGATCTGGAGCTCCACTCGTTAAGCAGCGGCGAAGACGCGCATGCCGAAGCGGCGGTCACGGTTGAGAAGGCGGGCAAGATCTTCCGCGGAACGGCTGTGCATCAGGATATCGTTATGGCTGCAGGCCTGGCATACGTTGCTGCATGCAACTCGGCGTTGATGTCGGTCTAG
- a CDS encoding H-type small acid-soluble spore protein, which translates to MEIQRAVEIFNSKDIYKVNLEGESVWIEHVDQQNGMATVQVGSRPTNTLTVDVDRLKEGE; encoded by the coding sequence ATGGAGATACAGCGCGCCGTAGAGATTTTCAACTCCAAGGATATTTACAAGGTCAATCTTGAAGGGGAGTCCGTGTGGATCGAGCATGTGGATCAGCAGAACGGAATGGCCACCGTCCAGGTCGGCTCTCGTCCGACCAATACGCTGACTGTAGACGTAGACCGGCTAAAAGAAGGCGAATAG
- the ligD gene encoding non-homologous end-joining DNA ligase, whose amino-acid sequence MARTVKGTLTIEGQEIQITNPDKPLWPEVGITKAMYLQKLAAISPFLLRYCRGRLLTTIRYPHGAEGESFYQKNAPEPLPPFVQTYVHENINYVLLNGLPELLWLGNLAALEFHPSLHLAGSNLPCEWMIDLDPTLPEEPRIMEATAIVGDVLTSLGLSSVPKTSGATGVQIIVPIQEGITFDELRTVGQFVGQYVTEKFPKLFTIERLKKNRGDKIYFDYLQHYSGRTLAAPYTPRARRLGTVSTPLTWDEVRQDVSPTEFHLLNIEERLREKGDLLQTLPPQPIENVIRHLKPQGKAGSKRKG is encoded by the coding sequence ATGGCTCGTACCGTCAAAGGCACCCTGACGATCGAGGGGCAGGAGATTCAAATTACGAATCCAGACAAACCGCTTTGGCCGGAAGTCGGCATTACCAAAGCGATGTATCTGCAAAAGCTTGCGGCCATCTCCCCGTTCCTGCTCCGGTACTGCCGGGGCAGGCTGCTCACGACCATTCGGTATCCGCACGGAGCCGAAGGCGAATCCTTCTATCAGAAAAATGCGCCGGAGCCGCTGCCTCCTTTTGTTCAGACCTATGTGCACGAAAATATTAACTACGTGCTGCTCAACGGACTGCCGGAGCTGCTCTGGCTGGGGAACCTGGCTGCGCTTGAGTTTCACCCTTCACTGCACCTCGCAGGCAGCAATCTGCCCTGCGAATGGATGATTGATCTGGATCCCACGCTGCCGGAGGAGCCGCGCATCATGGAGGCGACTGCCATTGTAGGGGACGTACTGACCTCGTTGGGCCTGTCCTCCGTCCCGAAAACCTCAGGTGCTACCGGGGTCCAGATCATCGTTCCCATTCAGGAAGGCATTACGTTCGATGAACTTCGAACAGTAGGCCAATTCGTGGGGCAATATGTAACCGAGAAATTCCCAAAGCTGTTCACCATTGAACGGCTGAAGAAGAATCGCGGCGATAAAATCTACTTCGATTATCTTCAGCATTACAGCGGAAGGACACTCGCCGCTCCTTATACCCCGCGGGCCCGGCGGCTGGGGACCGTCTCTACGCCGCTCACTTGGGACGAGGTCCGTCAGGACGTTTCTCCCACGGAGTTTCATCTGCTGAACATCGAGGAACGATTAAGAGAGAAGGGGGACCTGCTGCAGACCCTGCCTCCTCAACCGATAGAGAACGTCATCCGACATCTGAAGCCACAAGGAAAGGCAGGATCAAAAAGGAAAGGATAG
- the tsaB gene encoding tRNA (adenosine(37)-N6)-threonylcarbamoyltransferase complex dimerization subunit type 1 TsaB, giving the protein MNNNDTKPQQRFLALDTSTASLAVSVMEQDKLLSEVNTNADRNHSVHLHPVMAQALAEAGLGMDQMDGIAVGVGPGSYTGIRIAVTAAKTLAWANHIPVVGVSSLHALAWGGLKSGWNEAEPKAGVHWIIPLLDARRGQVYTALFAADSESKESAPIRLEADGIRLMQSWVEAIKERISKLPEEERPVCLWFIGEVELHAETARRLEPGFGERLHIHPYSLEGRWMGYLGAARLLAGETDDLHTLVPNYTQLSEAEANLLRKR; this is encoded by the coding sequence ATGAACAACAATGACACGAAGCCGCAGCAGCGGTTTTTGGCGCTGGATACGTCTACGGCATCGCTGGCGGTATCCGTGATGGAGCAGGACAAGCTGCTGTCGGAAGTGAACACGAACGCAGACCGCAATCACTCGGTGCATCTGCATCCGGTGATGGCACAGGCGCTTGCTGAAGCAGGCCTCGGCATGGACCAGATGGACGGCATTGCCGTGGGAGTAGGGCCGGGATCTTATACAGGGATCCGGATTGCGGTAACGGCTGCCAAAACATTGGCATGGGCTAATCACATCCCGGTTGTCGGGGTATCCAGCCTGCATGCCCTTGCATGGGGAGGCCTGAAGTCCGGATGGAACGAAGCCGAGCCAAAGGCGGGAGTCCACTGGATCATTCCGCTGCTGGATGCAAGACGGGGACAGGTGTACACGGCATTATTCGCTGCCGATTCAGAGAGCAAGGAGAGTGCGCCGATACGTCTGGAGGCAGACGGTATTCGCCTGATGCAATCCTGGGTGGAAGCCATTAAGGAACGCATCAGCAAGCTGCCTGAAGAGGAACGCCCGGTCTGCCTTTGGTTTATTGGGGAAGTGGAACTCCATGCCGAAACCGCCCGCAGGCTTGAGCCGGGGTTCGGAGAACGGCTGCATATTCATCCGTACTCGCTCGAAGGCCGCTGGATGGGGTACTTGGGCGCAGCGAGGCTGCTCGCCGGAGAAACGGATGATCTGCATACACTGGTACCCAATTATACACAGCTTTCCGAAGCGGAAGCGAACCTGCTGCGTAAGCGGTGA
- the tsaE gene encoding tRNA (adenosine(37)-N6)-threonylcarbamoyltransferase complex ATPase subunit type 1 TsaE codes for MISSSLEETEQLAAWLAARAEPGTVIGLDGDLGAGKTAFSKQFAQHLGVNGVVNSPTFTIIKEYEGRLPLYHMDVYRLSVDEADELGLDEYFFGEGVCLVEWSSLITELLPERYLHIQLETTGETHRTITLSSQGEPYGEWCRDLNEKWGSWNEQQ; via the coding sequence ATGATTTCAAGCAGTCTGGAGGAGACGGAGCAGCTTGCTGCTTGGCTGGCCGCTAGAGCGGAGCCAGGGACTGTCATCGGACTGGACGGGGATCTTGGGGCAGGAAAAACGGCATTCTCCAAACAATTTGCACAGCACCTTGGTGTGAACGGGGTTGTGAATAGCCCGACATTTACGATTATTAAAGAATATGAGGGGCGTCTGCCGCTCTACCATATGGATGTGTACCGTTTGTCGGTCGATGAAGCGGATGAGCTCGGGCTGGATGAGTATTTTTTTGGTGAAGGGGTTTGTCTCGTGGAATGGAGCAGTCTGATCACTGAGCTGTTGCCTGAGCGGTATCTGCATATCCAGCTTGAAACGACAGGCGAAACGCACCGGACCATCACACTTTCAAGCCAGGGCGAGCCCTATGGCGAGTGGTGCCGGGATTTGAATGAAAAATGGGGTAGCTGGAATGAACAACAATGA
- a CDS encoding TetR/AcrR family transcriptional regulator: MAPKTRFTKQDIVLAAFDIAKTDGIESITIRKVAERLGSSIAPIYVNFNDAEELIQQVVDKTFQVARGLITEQKSGQPFRDIGMASLRFAKEYPVLYRDLIMKNNPHTKNTPEQIREVIGLMKLDPELAGFSDQELQSILLKMQTFQTGLCVMLANDLFTESVDDDKMIHMMDEAAQDFIRAARLRKQQEK, translated from the coding sequence ATGGCACCTAAAACGAGGTTCACCAAACAAGATATCGTGCTAGCCGCATTTGACATTGCCAAGACCGATGGGATCGAGTCCATTACGATTCGTAAAGTAGCTGAACGTCTGGGCAGCTCCATCGCGCCGATCTATGTCAATTTCAACGATGCCGAAGAACTGATTCAACAGGTCGTCGACAAGACCTTCCAGGTAGCTAGAGGATTGATTACAGAGCAGAAGTCCGGTCAGCCCTTCCGGGATATCGGCATGGCAAGTCTCCGATTCGCCAAGGAGTACCCTGTGCTCTACCGGGATTTAATAATGAAGAACAATCCCCACACGAAGAATACCCCCGAACAAATTCGTGAGGTTATCGGGTTAATGAAGTTGGACCCGGAGCTTGCGGGATTTTCTGATCAGGAGCTGCAATCAATTTTATTGAAAATGCAAACCTTTCAGACGGGTCTTTGTGTCATGCTAGCCAATGATCTGTTCACGGAGAGCGTTGATGACGACAAGATGATCCATATGATGGATGAGGCTGCTCAAGATTTCATACGTGCCGCTCGTTTGCGGAAACAGCAAGAGAAATGA
- the tsaD gene encoding tRNA (adenosine(37)-N6)-threonylcarbamoyltransferase complex transferase subunit TsaD: MNEERVDRQHSCILAIETSCDETSVAVVKDGCEVLSSVIASQIETHKAFGGVVPEVASRKHVESITLIIEQAVAEAGIEMKDLSAIAVTQGPGLVGALLVGVMAAKSLAFALGKPLIGTHHIAGHIYANRFVGDIAYPCMALVVSGGHTELVYMKDEGSFELIGRTRDDAVGEAYDKVARALGFPYPGGPHVDRMALEAEEVVELPRVWLEPDSYDFSFSGLKSAVLNVVNQSKMRGEEVRTEAIARGFQESVVEVLVEKAVRAVRAYDAKQLLLCGGVAANRGLRKALAERCEQEGILLTIPPFQYCTDNGAMIAAAAHLKWKQGSFTPLDMKADPQMSLELWAEPLS; this comes from the coding sequence ATGAATGAAGAAAGAGTAGACCGGCAGCACAGCTGCATATTGGCGATAGAAACGAGCTGCGATGAAACCTCGGTTGCCGTTGTAAAGGATGGCTGCGAGGTTTTGTCCAGTGTCATTGCGAGCCAGATTGAAACGCATAAAGCTTTTGGCGGGGTGGTGCCCGAGGTGGCTTCCCGCAAGCATGTGGAGAGTATCACGCTAATTATTGAACAAGCCGTAGCTGAGGCCGGCATTGAAATGAAGGATTTGTCGGCGATCGCCGTAACGCAGGGTCCTGGCCTGGTTGGGGCGCTTCTCGTTGGCGTTATGGCTGCTAAAAGCCTGGCGTTTGCGCTCGGCAAGCCGCTGATTGGCACGCATCATATTGCGGGTCATATCTATGCCAATCGTTTTGTGGGCGATATCGCTTACCCTTGCATGGCGCTGGTGGTTTCCGGCGGTCATACCGAGCTAGTCTACATGAAAGACGAAGGCAGCTTTGAGTTGATCGGCAGGACGCGGGATGATGCGGTTGGCGAAGCGTACGACAAGGTGGCCAGGGCGCTTGGCTTCCCATATCCCGGCGGTCCGCATGTCGACCGAATGGCATTGGAGGCCGAGGAGGTTGTGGAGCTTCCTCGCGTATGGCTGGAGCCGGATTCCTACGACTTCAGTTTCAGCGGTCTGAAATCGGCTGTATTAAATGTCGTCAATCAGAGCAAAATGCGTGGAGAGGAAGTCCGGACGGAAGCGATAGCCCGGGGTTTCCAGGAATCCGTGGTCGAAGTGCTCGTGGAAAAGGCGGTTCGTGCGGTCAGAGCATATGATGCCAAGCAGCTGCTGCTGTGCGGCGGCGTTGCCGCCAATCGCGGACTCCGTAAAGCCTTGGCTGAACGCTGCGAGCAGGAAGGGATATTGCTGACGATCCCGCCATTTCAGTATTGTACCGATAACGGAGCGATGATTGCTGCCGCGGCGCATCTGAAATGGAAGCAGGGGAGCTTTACGCCGCTCGATATGAAGGCCGACCCGCAAATGTCACTGGAGCTTTGGGCGGAGCCATTAAGCTAA
- the ku gene encoding non-homologous end joining protein Ku yields MHTVWKGAISFGLVHVPVKMFSATEDKDISMRYIHKECGSPLSYIRKCPVCEEEVAWEEITKGYEYEKGKFVLFEKEELEQLAEQNSKNITILDFVDLTEIDPIYFQKTYYLSPDQAGANAYRLLLEAMKQSGKIGIAKIAIRSKSSLAAIRVLDECLSIETIFYPDEIRPISQVPNLPERTEVNSKELDMAKLLIDQLSTPFDPEKYTDDYRERLLDLINSKVSGEEIKIAPARQETNVVDLMAALQASIEAVKPIGTDPGTKPKPRKTTRKTAAKEPAAKVSGGEGDLDAPKPKRRTTKSKKSDSTS; encoded by the coding sequence ATGCATACGGTATGGAAGGGCGCGATCAGCTTTGGTCTGGTGCACGTGCCTGTCAAGATGTTCTCGGCCACGGAAGATAAGGATATTTCGATGCGGTACATCCACAAGGAGTGCGGCAGTCCGCTCTCTTACATCCGCAAATGTCCGGTATGTGAAGAGGAAGTGGCCTGGGAGGAAATTACGAAGGGATACGAGTATGAGAAGGGGAAATTCGTGCTGTTCGAAAAAGAGGAACTGGAGCAGCTGGCGGAGCAGAACAGCAAAAACATAACGATCCTGGACTTTGTGGATCTAACCGAGATTGACCCGATTTATTTTCAAAAGACGTACTACCTCTCGCCGGATCAAGCAGGCGCAAACGCATATCGGCTCCTGCTGGAAGCGATGAAGCAGTCCGGCAAAATCGGCATCGCCAAAATCGCTATTCGCTCGAAGAGCAGTCTGGCCGCGATCCGGGTGCTCGATGAATGCTTGTCGATCGAGACGATTTTCTACCCGGATGAGATCCGGCCGATCTCTCAGGTCCCGAATTTGCCTGAAAGAACCGAGGTCAACTCCAAGGAACTCGATATGGCCAAACTGCTGATTGACCAGTTGTCGACTCCCTTTGATCCTGAGAAATACACGGATGATTATCGCGAACGTCTCCTGGATCTGATCAACAGCAAAGTATCCGGTGAAGAAATCAAAATTGCCCCTGCTCGTCAGGAGACCAACGTTGTCGATCTGATGGCTGCCCTCCAGGCAAGCATCGAAGCTGTAAAGCCGATCGGAACGGATCCGGGCACCAAACCAAAGCCGCGTAAAACGACCCGGAAGACGGCAGCCAAAGAACCTGCTGCCAAGGTCAGCGGCGGAGAAGGCGATCTTGACGCACCGAAGCCGAAGCGCCGAACAACCAAATCCAAGAAATCCGACTCCACTTCCTGA
- a CDS encoding ATP-dependent DNA ligase: protein MGQMQNLLPKEPMAPISTDQITTGEDWGYQLKWDGVRILAGIDQNRVSLYSRKLLDKTSLYPEVVQALSGLHERRLLLDGEVVYFHPELGRPVFQKVLQRERSRAISTNAPLFTYVLFDVLVDGDQDLRKLPYLERHHRLKEIVSDTPGLLTADLFLEGEHLWNWAEARGWEGIVMKRLSSPYREGKKHRDWYKKKIAVNMTATAVAMIIREGRVASLVIADDDGNYIGRASLGLNEQMKKRLMQYAEMHRADAVWSTLHTDLKKEQLAWLSQPLSVQVTFLEWSQDGMMRHPKLVSIEGV, encoded by the coding sequence ATGGGACAAATGCAGAATCTGCTGCCCAAAGAGCCGATGGCACCGATCTCGACGGACCAGATCACGACGGGCGAGGATTGGGGTTATCAGCTGAAATGGGACGGCGTGCGCATACTCGCCGGAATTGACCAAAACCGCGTATCGCTATATTCCCGCAAGCTGCTCGATAAAACGTCGCTGTATCCCGAAGTCGTTCAGGCATTATCCGGCTTGCATGAACGGCGACTTCTTTTGGATGGTGAGGTTGTCTATTTTCATCCGGAGCTGGGTCGTCCCGTGTTTCAGAAGGTTCTTCAGCGGGAGCGTTCGCGTGCGATCAGCACGAACGCTCCTCTGTTTACTTATGTTCTCTTCGATGTTCTGGTGGACGGCGACCAAGACTTGCGTAAGCTGCCCTATCTTGAACGTCACCACCGCCTGAAGGAGATCGTTTCCGACACGCCGGGCCTGCTGACCGCGGATCTGTTTCTTGAAGGTGAGCATTTATGGAATTGGGCCGAAGCACGGGGATGGGAGGGCATTGTAATGAAGCGCCTCTCCTCTCCTTATCGTGAAGGCAAGAAACACCGGGATTGGTACAAGAAAAAGATTGCCGTGAACATGACAGCCACCGCCGTCGCCATGATCATCAGGGAAGGCCGTGTGGCCAGCCTTGTCATTGCCGATGACGATGGCAATTACATCGGCCGTGCTTCCCTGGGGCTTAATGAGCAGATGAAGAAGAGGCTCATGCAATATGCCGAAATGCATCGTGCTGACGCGGTATGGAGTACGCTCCATACCGACCTGAAGAAGGAGCAGCTAGCCTGGCTTAGCCAGCCGCTTTCCGTTCAGGTCACATTTCTCGAGTGGAGTCAGGATGGCATGATGCGCCATCCCAAACTCGTATCGATTGAGGGGGTGTAA
- the rimI gene encoding ribosomal protein S18-alanine N-acetyltransferase yields the protein MNQQKKPVDGEDGLSFRLMTLEDIPEVLVVEREAFTVPWTEEAFHNELKLNHFARYMIMEYEGKTVGYAGMWTIVDEAHVTNIALLEQYRGRKWGDRLLTELMKTAAYMGMEKMTLEVRVSNHVAQHLYIKKGFKPAGVRKGYYSDNQEDALIMWADLPPYREDDGEEGSQRLS from the coding sequence ATGAATCAGCAGAAGAAGCCGGTAGATGGTGAAGACGGTTTGTCCTTTCGGTTGATGACCCTGGAGGATATTCCGGAGGTTCTCGTGGTGGAGCGCGAAGCGTTCACCGTGCCCTGGACCGAGGAAGCTTTTCACAATGAACTGAAATTGAATCATTTTGCACGTTATATGATTATGGAGTACGAAGGCAAAACGGTAGGATATGCAGGCATGTGGACGATCGTGGATGAAGCGCACGTTACAAATATTGCGCTTCTGGAGCAGTACCGCGGACGCAAGTGGGGCGATCGTCTGCTTACGGAATTGATGAAGACTGCTGCCTATATGGGAATGGAGAAAATGACGCTGGAAGTCCGGGTATCCAATCACGTGGCCCAGCACTTATATATCAAAAAAGGGTTTAAACCAGCCGGTGTCCGGAAGGGGTATTATTCCGATAATCAGGAAGACGCACTCATCATGTGGGCAGATCTGCCCCCTTATCGGGAGGACGATGGCGAGGAAGGAAGTCAAAGGCTATCATGA
- a CDS encoding epoxide hydrolase family protein: MNPTNVSNTAPYSEETILPFRIQIPESDLLDLKERLTRTRWPDDLEDHHWEYGTPLSYLKELSTYWKDVYDWRKYETMLNQFPQYTTTIDGQNIHFLHVRSPEPDAIPLIITHGWPGSIVEFTRMIEPLTNPGKYGGNPSDAFHLVIPSLPGFGFSGHTTERGWNIERVAKAWDELMRRLGYERYGAQGGDTGSMVSAELGRIAAERIVGVHCNGLSVFPTGDPAESDNLTAVEKLRYDELAGGGFEGSGYAILQATRPQTLSYGLTDSPVGQLAWIVEKFKEWTDPTADLPEDAVDLELLLTNVSIYWLTATAGSSARIYKESSNNWGAPAPYSSVPTGVAVFPKDLSIRSMVEQQYHVVHWSEFDRGGHFAALEAPDLLTEDIRLFFREIR; encoded by the coding sequence ATGAACCCCACGAATGTATCGAATACAGCCCCATATTCAGAAGAAACCATACTTCCATTTCGCATTCAAATTCCAGAGTCGGACCTGCTTGACCTTAAGGAACGTTTGACCCGCACTCGCTGGCCTGATGACCTGGAGGATCATCACTGGGAATATGGCACACCGCTGTCTTACCTGAAAGAGTTATCCACCTATTGGAAGGATGTTTACGATTGGCGTAAATATGAAACCATGTTGAATCAATTCCCTCAATATACGACCACCATCGATGGGCAAAACATTCACTTCCTGCATGTTCGCTCCCCTGAGCCTGATGCGATTCCTCTAATCATAACCCATGGCTGGCCCGGATCGATTGTGGAGTTTACCCGCATGATTGAACCGCTCACCAATCCCGGCAAGTACGGTGGAAATCCGTCCGATGCATTTCATCTCGTAATCCCGTCCCTCCCAGGCTTCGGCTTTTCCGGGCACACCACCGAACGCGGATGGAATATCGAGCGTGTCGCTAAAGCGTGGGATGAATTAATGCGCCGCCTGGGCTATGAACGATATGGAGCACAGGGGGGAGATACCGGGAGCATGGTTTCAGCGGAACTTGGCCGGATCGCTGCAGAGCGAATCGTTGGCGTACATTGTAACGGTCTGTCGGTGTTTCCAACCGGGGATCCGGCTGAAAGCGACAACCTTACGGCTGTAGAAAAACTTCGCTATGATGAATTAGCCGGTGGCGGATTTGAAGGGTCCGGATATGCCATCCTTCAGGCGACCAGACCCCAGACGCTTTCCTACGGCTTAACGGATTCCCCTGTTGGGCAGCTTGCATGGATAGTAGAGAAGTTTAAGGAATGGACCGATCCAACGGCCGATCTTCCTGAGGATGCGGTAGACCTTGAGCTCCTTCTTACGAATGTCTCGATCTATTGGCTGACAGCAACGGCAGGCTCCTCCGCAAGAATTTATAAAGAAAGCTCGAACAATTGGGGAGCGCCGGCACCATATTCCTCCGTGCCCACCGGCGTGGCGGTCTTTCCCAAAGACCTCTCCATTCGCAGTATGGTCGAGCAGCAGTACCATGTCGTCCATTGGTCAGAGTTCGACCGCGGCGGCCATTTCGCCGCATTGGAAGCTCCCGATCTGCTGACTGAAGATATCCGGTTATTTTTCAGAGAGATTCGTTAA